From one Dysidea avara chromosome 9, odDysAvar1.4, whole genome shotgun sequence genomic stretch:
- the LOC136266375 gene encoding uncharacterized protein: MGTILCVVQRIIRSTFIVSKHILLYCFNVPRSILPGTAEPPDNAETQFVSAVCWKPRSSVLLAVNSLRCWRYHRRTSQWSRYLIFRSSTDFSQHNVYFSIL; this comes from the exons ATGGGAACCATATTGTGTGTG GTTCAGAGAATAATTCGTTCTACTTTTATTGTCTCTAAACACATATTGTTGTATTGTTTTAATGTTCCTCGGAGTATTCTA CCTGGAACAGCAGAACCACCAGATAATGCTGAAACTCAGTTTGTTAGTGCGGTCTGTTGGAAACCG cGTTCTTCAGTATTGTTAGCTGTAAATAGTTTAAG ATGCTGGAGGTATCATAGAAGAACAAGTCAATGGAGTAGATATTTAATATTTAGAAGTTCAACAGATTTCTCTCAACACAATGTTTATTTCTCCATTTTGTGA